One window of the Papaver somniferum cultivar HN1 unplaced genomic scaffold, ASM357369v1 unplaced-scaffold_115, whole genome shotgun sequence genome contains the following:
- the LOC113329107 gene encoding receptor-like protein Cf-9, with the protein MSSMRSLRGAWHFLTIFIFCYFNGGNSWVQGKCLNDQRALLLKLNESLHYMNVGSTEKFSSKRSSWNLNTDCCSSWDGIECDLAGHVISLDLTNESLWNIDDYNNLFNLQYLESLNLAHNFIHTQIPSGFQKLSNMRYLNLSNSGFSKQIPVEISQMIKLVTLDLSGNGNLILRDPDLETLIRNLTGVTELLLDGVKISEHGNKWCRTLSSSLPKLQVLSLSGCGLSGPLDSSLSKLQSLRKLLKL; encoded by the coding sequence ATGTCTTCAATGAGGTCTCTCCGAGGTGCATGGCATTTCctaaccatttttattttttgttatttcaacGGTGGCAACAGTTGGGTTCAAGGAAAATGCTTGAATGATCAGAGAGCTCTGCTGCTCAAGCTGAATGAGAGTCTTCATTATATGAATGTCGGTTCCACGGAAAAATTCTCATCAAAGCGCAGTTCTTGGAATTTAAACACTGATTGTTGTTCTTCATGGGATGGCATTGAATGTGACTTAGCTGGTCATGTTATCAGTTTAGACCTAACTAATGAATCCTTATGGAATATAGATGATTATAATAATCTATTCAATCTTCAGTACCTTGAGAGCTTAAATTTGGCTCATAACTTCATCCATACACAAATTCCATCCGGGTTTCAGAAACTTTCAAACATGAGATACCTTAATCTGTCAAACTCAGGCTTCTCAAAGCAGATTCCAGTTGAGATATCACAGATGATAAAGTTGGTTACACTCGATTTATCTGGAAATGGTAATTTGATACTCAGGGATCCCGATCTCGAAACACTTATTCGCAATTTAACAGGAGTGACTGAACTTTTGTTAGATGGTGTAAAAATATCTGAACATGGAAACAAGTGGTGTCGCACCTTATCTTCTTCCCTCCCTAAATTGCAAGTATTAAGTTTGTCTGGCTGTGGTTTGTCGGGGCCTCTCGATTCTTCTCTCTCAAAACTTCAATCATTACGCAAACTGTTAAAATTATAA
- the LOC113329108 gene encoding receptor-like protein 54 gives MLQELRLFFTSFTGELPNSIGNLRQLSTLDLHNSEFNGSIPNSISQLNQLQYVDLSLNGFTGLLGENFIGSLSPLEFLDLSYNQLQGRVPVSIFEFSRLYHLGLLSNSFSGAISLDMLLHKLRNLSNLYLSDNRFSITTESTNFALYPQLRWLALSSCNLTAIPSFLRNQSELEAVELARNQIHGKIPNWIPEIGNGKLNTLNLSYNFLEDPDQSLPDNSFNSLSFVLDLRSNYLKGRNLIVPPLAFVLDYSLNNFTTIPDISSQLGKVFSFSLSGNRINGEIPTWICEVHFLTVLDLSNNNLSGPIPPCMVSDLNSLQILNLGGNILEGIIPDFPTDSCNLEVLELDGNKLEGELPYLANCTNLEVLNIGNNQLHGTLPSWLGSMSNLRVLVLRSNQFYGAWGNQEAECNFPVLQIIDISSNNFSGRLPKQCFSNWKAMMVNQAEEGWKRKDPILGHKSDFFRYYYQQRVEITSKGQVMELGKIRRIFKTIDFSNNEFDGEIPEIIGNLTFLYTLDFSRNALTGPIPTAFGNLTHLESLDLSHNKLTGEIPSELARLSFLSYLNLSFNKLEGKIPSGNQFENFEPSSFKGNIGLCGYPLSRCNSTNAESPSNASNSKGGVISVNEFDWVLFLMTFLGFVVGASMVIGPQYFWKKGREWDNERINRILNIT, from the coding sequence ATGCTTCAGGAGCTGCGCCTGTTTTTCACGAGTTTCACAGGTGAACTACCAAACTCTATTGGTAATCTTAGACAACTCTCCACCTTAGATCTCCACAATTCCGAGTTCAACGGGTCGATTCCTAACTCCATTTCACAGCTTAACCAACTTCAATATGTAGACCTTTCATTGAACGGCTTCACTGGTTTACTTGGAGAGAATTTCATTGGCTCTTTATCTCCTTTGGAGTTTCTTGATTTGAGTTACAATCAATTGCAAGGTCGTGTTCCAGTGTCAATTTTCGAATTCTCTAGACTGTATCATCTCGGGCTTCTATCAAACAGCTTCAGCGGTGCAATAAGTCTTGATATGCTTCTTCATAAGTTGAGAAATCTTAGCAACCTCTACCTCTCAGACAACAGGTTTTCGATCACTACTGAGAGTACTAATTTTGCGttatatcctcaacttcggtggTTGGCATTGAGTTCCTGTAACCTGACAGCAATCCCTAGTTTCTTGAGAAACCAATCTGAACTGGAAGCCGTAGAACTTGCACGCAATCAAATCCATGGGAAAATACCCAACTGGATTCCGGAGATAGGGAATGGCAAACTCAACACCCTAAATCTTTCTTACAATTTCTTAGAGGATCCTGACCAATCTTTACCAGACAATAGTTTTAATTCGTTATCATTTGTCCTCGATCTTCGCTCTAACTACCTTAAAGGAAGAAACTTAATCGTACCACCATTGGCTTTCGTCTTGGACTACTCATTGAACAACTTCACCACCATTCCAGATATTTCCTCCCAACTTGGTAAAGTTTTTTCGTTCTCTCTATCCGGAAATCGAATTAATGGAGAAATCCCTACGTGGATATGTGAAGTTCATTTCCTTACAGttcttgatttatcaaataacAACTTGAGTGGACCAATACCCCCATGTATGGTATCTGATCTCAACAGTTTACAAATTTTAAATCTTGGAGGAAACATCCTTGAAGGAATTATACCTGACTTTCCAACAGATTCTTGTAATCTGGAAGTACTTGAGCTCGACGGAAACAAGTTAGAAGGGGAGCTACCATATCTTGCCAACTGTACAAACCTAGAGGTTCTAAACATTGGAAACAATCAATTACACGGTACTCTTCCTTCTTGGTTGGGTTCCATGTCCAACTTGCGGGTTCTTGTGTTGCGCTCCAACCAGTTTTATGGTGCGTGGGGGAATCAAGAAGCCGAGTGCAACTTCCCAGTACTACAAATCATTGATATCTCCTCAAATAACTTTTCAGGTAGGCTACCCAAGCAATGTTTTTCAAATTGGAAAGCCATGATGGTAAACCAAGCAGAAGAAGGATGGAAGCGCAAAGATCCGATATTAGGACATAAAAGTGATTTTTTCAGATATTATTACCAACAAAGAGTGGAAATTACAAGCAAAGGACAAGTCATGGAACTAGGTAAAATCCGAAGAATTTTTAAAACCATAGACTTCTCAAATAATGAATTTGATGGAGAGATACCGGAAATCATTGGAAACCTCACATTTCTTTACACTCTCGATTTCTCAAGAAACGCACTCACAGGCCCAATCCCAACGGCTTTCGGGAATCTTACACATCTTGAGTCATTAGACCTCTCGCATAACAAGTTAACTGGAGAGATTCCTTCTGAGCTGGCAAGATTGTCATTCCTTTCGTATTTAAATCTATCTTTCAACAAACTAGAGGGGAAGATCCCATCGGGCAATCAGTTTGAAAATTTCGAACCAAGTTCCTTCAAAGGCAATATTGGGTTGTGTGGTTATCCCCTGTCCAGATGCAACAGTACTAATGCTGAATCACCATCAAATGCGTCGAATTCTAAGGGTGGGGTTATTTCTGTGAATGAGTTTGATTGGGTTCTATTCTTGATGACATTTTTGGGATTTGTTGTGGGTGCAAGCATGGTAATTGGGCCTCAATATTTTTGGAAGAAAGGGAGAGAGTGGGATAATGAACGCATCAACAgaatcctcaacatcacctga